The sequence below is a genomic window from Theobroma cacao cultivar B97-61/B2 chromosome 6, Criollo_cocoa_genome_V2, whole genome shotgun sequence.
aatatttagcCAAGCAAACAAACTCGTCACGACCAAACTATGTAACCCGTACACTCAAAATTGACTGCTCTGCAAGAGAGCTCTCTCTATTCTTATTTTCTCCACCAAATGGCGGCTTCTATTCAGCTTAATGTCCGGTCCATCAAAGCTCCGTTCAACCTAACACCCGTTCCCAAACAGTGCCCGAAACCGAGCAGGATCAGTTGCGCCGCCGCAGCCGCCACACCAACCAAACGCTACAGCATCACTCTCCTTCCCGGCGATGGCATCGGCCCTGAAATCATCTTCGTTACCAAAAATGTCCTCAAACTCGCTGGCTCTCTCGAAGGttccctttcttttctccctttctctcttaTCCGTTTCTATTTGCTTTCTGTTTGGTTACTGAGAAAGTGAATCAAAattatggaaaagaaaaaggcaatgGTTATGGTATTATAGCAGTATCAAAGTTTCTGCTTTTTGAAATGCCTTTAGCGGTTGTTGCTTTGGAATTaatatttgttgaatatttcaaaatttaactaataattatttttgaatgtGTATTACTAAATTTCagttatttattatttttaatcaaatataattttttcttgtgGTGGAGCGTTGTTGTACAATTGCTCGCAGATGTGGCAAACTGAAATTCTCGATAAAATATGGATTTGAACTGTGAATTGAACTAAGACAATGAAATCTAAGCAAAAGATTACTGATAGGCCCAAAACTCAGAAATACACTTATATTGGTTTAGATATATAACAGTATAAGTATTTGAGTGTTTGTGCTGgccaagaaaatgaaaagtttattgattatgatttttctttttttataaatgcaatatataatatgaatAACAGCTGATTTTTAGTAGTAGTAGTTAATTTTGTTTCATGATGTTTAGATTTATCAGTAATTGAAGAAATACTATGTCgttgtttttctttccttctgcTCTCATCTATTCCATTGCTGATAAAATAGAGGCcgaataaaacataaataagtttttacCTAATATTCTCCCAATTAAGTTGcttgatttagttttttttttttccaatagtTTCTGAGTTTGTGTATTTAttaagaaaagattttgatttgataagGTGGACTTTCTTCATTAACTATATTTGTTTTGGCATGTATTAGGGATTGAATTTAGCTTCCAAGAGATGCCCATGGGTGGAGCTGCTTTGGATTTGACTGGTGTTCCGCTGCCAGAGGAAACCCTTTCAGCAGCAAAAAAGGCTGATGCCATTCTCCTGGGAGCCATTGGAGGGTATACctgtataaaatatattatcaattattttctGGTGTTTATTTGGCCTTCTCTTCTTGCTGcaatttctttcaattaattaacttgttaaTTCATTTGGCTTTAAGGTATAAGTgggataaaaatgaaaaacactTGAAGCCTGAGACTGGTCTTCTTCAGCTTCGAGAAGGGCTTAAAGTCTTTGCAAATTTGAGACCAGCTACTGTTTTACCACAGGTAATGgtgttttagtttatttttctgaATTTGTCTTTATACAGCGCATaatcacttcattttttttcatactTAATgagtttaataaaattttgggaTAGAACTTGCAATTTTccatcaaaaaatatattcttcaCTTGTATGATgcagcatatatatatatatatttatatttgtctTTGTTGAAAttccactcatttgccttctaTTTTTGGCCTTCATGCTAAGAGCTTTTAATTATTCTGTACAAGTGGCTCCTTGTTCAATTGTTCCCAAAGTGTTATTTGTAAGCCAAGTCTCCATGATTAGTCTGCACTCTCTTTTCTGGAGCTATATAAGTTAGTAGCAAAAATTTAGACAATCCCTTAGCCAAGCAACtattattatcttttgaaAGAGTCATCTTCAACAGTTGGCTCCTGGAATTTTGTGAGTTCATAACGGTTATTCATGAGCATAAAAAATGCTATTGATACATGCTGTGCATGAAACAGAAAAGTTAACGTAATTAAAATGGCTACTTAACAACTCCTTATAGTGTGTTTTGAAGTTTGATGGGAAAAAATGAGTATAGTAAACAAGTGAAGAGATGAGTAGAGTAGAGTAAACATCTCTCTTCTACCTTGTCTGGTTGCGCAAAGGAGTGTAATGTAATGAGTGTGGATGCTATTACCATTACATCCCATTTAAGACCAAAGTGGAATACTCTGCTCTTAAATCCCCCTGATTTGAGGAAATGTAAAAAGTGAGGTCTTAAGGGGTTTGTTTTACCGGCAACCCTGCTCCCATCCCTTTAAAAGAATCCCAAACATGATGCAGTTAACCTTTACCCTACACTCTTTCTACTCCCCTTCCATCCAAAAACACCATTAGTGACATAGCATAAATCCAGTTTCCCTCAAGTTTTTCCAAATATACTCTTTTCTCGATATGGTGAATGTTATAGCATTTAATCCCCACCACACATTTTTTATGGGAATGAAGTGTATACTTTTAGCGGGTTCAAAGGGgaaagtgattttttttttttatgaatttggaagaaattttaattataggATGTTAATAGGGGACTTGATACATTTACCCCAATAAAAATGACACTATGGGTTGATTCAAGAGAAACATGCACAAAACCTATTGTAATTGTTTCATTCTGTGCTTTTATACAGTGCAGAATGAAATGCttatttccaagaaaaagtCATTGCTCTTTCTAAATTTCTGTGCATGCATGGAAGCTGGTGTAGCACATGTTTCTTTAATTTGAAAACTATGGATGATGAAATTTCTCCTTCCATGTTATTTGCTATTTTAGTTAGTGGACTCTTCAACTTTGAAGAAAGATGTTGCTGAAGGTGTTGACTTAATGGTTGTAAGGGAGCTTACTGGAGGTCAGTaaataaaatcaagcaagTTGCTTTTATTCCGTTTTTTCTGCTGCCCCTCCTATTTTCTATGTCAATAATTAGCATTAATATTCTGCTGCAATCAGGTATTTATTTTGGAAAACCAAGGGGATTTGGTATTAATGAAAAGGGTGAGGATATTGGCTTCAATACTGAGGTGTATGCTACTCATGAGGTAGAATTTCAACAAGCAATTGATCTCTTTTATTGTCCCTTtctttatttagtttttgcaAAATGGTATACATCCTTCAGTTGTGATGTCTTGAGTTTTGGTGATTGAgaagattaaattaaacatcaTTCTTTCAACTACAGATTGAATGGTGGATGGAATTGTGATCATTTAGTGAAGATAATCTTAAATGCTCATATTCTTGAAGGACTTTATAGATAATAATTCTCCAATTTGTtgtctttttttcatttcctttttttctaaaaaatatttccCTGATATTGGGATCAGATTAAACATCCACTCAATGGATAGTTTGATGACATGCATGTATGTTTATACTTTCATGTATAATTGATCATCgactgaaaaataaaagaattctAAATCTGCTTTTAGGCTTGCATTTACTTAGTAATACCCAAAATTTGTTTGGTTGAAGAGTGATAATGgtaattaaaactttataataaTCTTCTGTAATAACATATAGTTTGAGATTGAATGGATAAGGAGCACTATGATCTACCTTTTATGGTTATAATCTAGAAGAAGCTGAAAATTGtcatatcattttttttatcaatagaATGTAAgattataacatattatctAGTTGTTTAGTTTATCTGCAAATCCTAGGTTTGACTTGTGGAGTGCCTGTTATGTCcttttcattaagtttgttcctatgattttcttttccatgTAAGTAGTTATTAAATGttgaaataaacaaatggATGCCAGATTGATCGTATTGCTCGTGTTGCGTTTGAGATTGCTCGGAAGCGGCGTGGACAACTCTGTTCTGTTGACAAAGCTAATGTTTTGGAGGTTTGTTGTGTTGATAACTGTTTTTCACTGTGTTTCCTTTTATCAATCTTGGCTATTGCATCTTCTTgtacaaaaaaaggaaaagacgCTAACTCTTGGCTATTGCATCATAATGTGCCGTTTGGTATCTATAGGTTTTTAGTGTTATTGTCAAGTTTTACTGTATTTTTTAACTGTTTATATCTGATAAATTATTTGAGGGATTGTGGATATCTCATTCTTTTAACTCATAAGATGCACTGCAACCTGccttaattttaatgaatgGAACATATCTCCTTTCATGGGCTTACTGCAGTTTAGTATAGGCACCAAGTATCATGAGGAAACTGCTGCCAAGCTAGTATGGAAAAGATCATTATTGCATTTTTTGGATGGAAATTGAAGTTTTCCTAAATTAGGGTGCTGTGAGCATATTTCAACTTAATCCTTGGCAGTGATGAACTTCTAAGGCAGTATGAATTTTGCTGTAGCTGTAAATCCAGCTTATGCAGGGACTTGGGTGATTCTGGCCTTATGATGTAAACCAATATGCAGAAAGTGAAGTTTATCTGTGAATTATAGTTGCATTGTCCTTTTCTCTTGTAACATACCTGTCAATTTTTCTGCTCCATTGGCTAGGCATCAATGTTATGGAGGAAAAGAGTTACAGCGATAGCTTCTGAATATCCTGATGTTGAGCTCTCACACATGTATGTTGACAATGCAGCAATGCAGCTTGTTCGTTACCCAAAACAGGtttgttttgaaaagaaaaagacataATCTTCCATTTCACTTGTGAGGCCCAAGAAAAGCTGTATAGCCCCATTGTTTATACTGCAAGAGCTTACAAtacttgaaaatgaaatgGTGCAGTTCGACACAATTGTGACCAACAACATATTCGGTGATATTTTGTCCGATGAGGCGTCAATGATCACTGGAAGCATTGGGATGCTTCCATCTGCTAGTCTTGGTGAATCAGTATGACGACTCAATAGTCTCTTTGCAGATTGGTCTGAGAATATTGGTGTTTGTATATATTTGAATGTATCGGTATTTCCATTTGCACAGGGACCTGGACTTTTTGAACCTATACATGGTTCTGCTCCTGATATCGCTGGACAGGTTGgaattactttttttctttttacctttTAACGCTTATATATCATCTTCCCGTAAAACTGAATATGGTGAAACTCGATTATAATGCGGAATATTATGCTCTGACTGGCAGGACAAGGCGAACCCACTTGCAACAATTCTTAGTGCTGCAATGCTTTTGAAGTATGGCCTAGGGGAAGAGAATGCTGCAAAGAGAATTGAGAATGCAGTTCTGGATACTCTTAATAGGGGTTTCCGGACAGGCGATATATATTCAGCTGGAAATGTACAAGCTCCTTATCCCCAAACACctctttcttttgttgctTTCTTCTCTTCTAATTTTGACCCAAAGAACCTAACTTATCTTAATGCTCTGGTGAATACTTATGGAGGCAAAtgaagtttaattaaaaaatggaATACGGAGCTGTAGTGAAATTTTTACCTACACCTGACCTGATTGTAGCACCTTAATCTCAACCTCAGTTTTCTTGGGTAGTTAAACAATTTAGGAGATGAATCAGCAAGACCATTTAACACTGTTTAGAGTCTGGCGACAATACATAATTTTGGCTGACTGATTTTCTACTgcttttcttgctttttcctacacaaaaaattttttttgggtcACTTTGTTTAATCATTTGTCCCTTATATTCATGGGATATTTCAGTTTCTTCATGTCAATTACACTTGTAAATGTTGTTTGCTGCTACACTCCTTGTGCAGAAACTAGTGGGCTGCAAGGAGATGGGTGAGGAGGTGCTCAAATCAGTTGACTCCCCAGTTCTTGCTGCCATCTGAGTCAAATGCAGCTGGAGTACCAATTCAGGAGGCCTCCATGTGGTTaacctttttcttcatttttcttttgtcacTTTCAAAGTTTAGCAGACTCTGCATAGTGAAAAAAGGGTTGACTTTGTTGTATTTCTATCTCAAGATAAATAAAACCCAAGATTTTGGATGCTCTTAGGAGATATGAaattacaatttcttttttttttttttgaattttctcgaGTGCCATTTAAAGATACTTCCTCAGAGTTTGGAACTTGAAaacactctctctctctctcttctaagatcaaaattaaagaagaacaTTTGCCTCTTACAAAAGCTTTAAGGTAcaatattcattaaaattaatagttattaataaagatttaatttttttattaggcTTAGAAATGTGGTCAACGCTACAGTAAGTCTAACCATGCTGTAAAGTATCTAaggtataaaaaaataaaaagagacaATTTTTGGCGGTTGTTCTGACGTGGCGTTTCTTGATTGCGTCCTGTAACACGCCACACGAAGTTCATCGCACGTAACCAGTCCTTTCACCTTTCCTATATAAACCCCtcaatttcattttccatccttaattttgaaacccaaaaAATTTAACGTTAATGAAACAAAGCCATGTCATCAAGCTCAAGCACAGTCACCGGGGACGATAAGTTCCGGCAATCGGAGACGGTCATCGCCGGCGATCTCTCGGCTCCCAACATGAGCACGGAAGCCATCTCTTTCTCCTCTGGAAACCCTAGAATCGAAGAGACACGTGGAGTTATGCATCTCTTCTCTAATGACGCTGTTTCCACCCTTCCCGTAAGCTCTTCATTTAAAGTTCTATTTCAATCTTTGAGAAATCTatataattcttttatttatttaggaGAGTTTGGCGCAGTTACTGTTATTTCTGTAATTTGAAAAACGTTTTAAATGTTTCTAGGTTGAAAGGAAACCCCTTGTATGTGTGCTGGGGGTGCCAAACCACATGACATATGCTGATTTCTGTCAATTTTGTGCTTCATTTATCCATCATATATTGGAGATGAGAATCGTCAGGtaaatatgttgaaatttTCCAGCATGGTCATCCATTTGGAAGGGATCGTTTAGTAAACGCTTTATGGTGTTCGTTGGCGTTGAAATGCATCCAATCGTGtttatttagaaaatgttctcattttttgtttgtggAATTGTTTCTGTCTTTCTGTAATTGAAGTTGGTTATGCTCATTGACtgagattttaaatttttgttgctGTCTTGGATGTTGATGATTAGGAATGATGGCATGGAGGATCGCTATAGTGTTTTAATAAGATTTGATAGCCAAGACTCTACAGATAAATTCTACCAGCATTTTAACAACAGACAATTTAATTCTCTTGAGGTACGGCTTCCTTTTCTTAAAATTGGAACACTATAGTGTTGAGGAAATCATCCGGTTTTATGATGTTGTCATTGTTTATTGTTTGGAAAGTTATTGTACTGATTTTGGATTTGTTTAGGAAGAAGTCTGCCGTGTGCTTTTTACAGTGGATGTGCAGTTCACGGGCTATAGCGGTTCTCTTGACCATGTACAGTCTCCCCCTGCAAGTTCAACTGAGCAGCCTTCATGTCCAGTTTGTCTTGGTATGTGCTTCATCTATGCTTTACAAATTTCTTGTTGTATTCCTTTTCTCTGTATGGTATCCTTTCTTGTGAGTACTTTGTCATAAAACTTGATAGATTAGAGCAATATCATTGAcattttctgaaaaaaaaaaagtataaattGTGAAACAGAAATGACTTTAACTCTGGTTTTATATTTAGCTTCGCCATCCTTTTTAAGGACTTCTTCAGTTAGAGCATCCAAGCCTTTGCCAACCAGACACACTAAAATAACAAGGACAACCCATGTGGTTCTCTTTTTGGCCTGTTTAATGGCCAACTGGATCTGCTATGCAAAGTTATGTGTTATGAGTCAAACTGCATTGATCAGACCTGAATTTTCCTCTGAGCCAAGTGTTAAGTAGATAAAGCAGTGGTAGTCTAAGTTGAGTGCATACCAGTTCAAACCAAGGTTGTTAGTACTGTATTGGTACTGAATGTGCTCTCCGGTGAACACCAACTTCCTTCTACCGCTACAGAATACCCTCACTGCTGTACTGCATCTCTGTACCAGGATGCCCCAGATATATAACATAACACCCTCAATGCTGTTATCCTTTGTTCTCTATTTTCTTGTTCCATCATCAGTCTATATGTTTCCTTTCTTCCTTGCATAGTCTTCTCTTTAAGTTGTTTCTGTGCCTAAAGTGAGATTAGCATATGTAGTAAGTTTATGCAAGCCTAGTGCATATTTTTGTGGGACAGTTAACTGTAGATGGTATcatgttcttcttcttttttttttgccttctGTTACAGAGAGATTAGACCAGGACACAAGTGGAATTCTCACAACCATCTGTAATCATTCTTTCCATTGCTCCTGTATTTCAAAATGGACAGATTCTTCTTGTCCAGTAAGTGACTCAgattgtttttgctttttttttttttgtcattgtGCCGGCATGCATACTGGTGTAGGGCCTTATGAAAGTGATTCCAAAATACCTGCTCCCAATATAGAGTAAGCAGTTGGGAGTATATTGAATGTTCTTCACTATTTTGTTGCAGGTATGCCGATATTGCCAGCAGCAGCCCGAAACATCGACATGTTTCATATGTCAGACTTCTGAGAATCTTTGGATTTGTGTTCTTTGTGGTTTTGTTGGCTGTGGAAGGTAAAAGTTTTCTTCTCTCTATCAGCTGGGCAGGAACTTTATTTTAGCCCGCCCTTCCTCTTTTCTTATGTCAGTTGCATTATTTCTTAAgatcaaaatattaatgtaGGTATAAAAGGGGACATGCTATAATACATTGGAAAGAAACGCAACACTGCTATTCTCTTGAATTGGAAACGCAGCGTGTCTGGGATTATGTTGGTGACAATTATGTCCACCGACTAATTCAATCCAAAACTGATGGCAAGCTGGTCGAATTGAATTCACATTGTCTGCATGCTAATGATGGCTGTGGAAGCTGTGACTGTGCAGATTCTGGAATTAGTGAGGCTATTTTGAGCTGCAAAGCTGAGGTTGTGAgttttctattattttatttgaacttgTGTTTTTTGGTGCTATTGTAAAACACTCTGGTCTTACTTTTAGTATTTTCTCAGATTGTTAATGAATACAATGAACTACTCCGCACCCAACTTGAGAACCAAAAATTGGTAAGTGTCTGCTTCCCCCCTTTTTAACTGTGAAAAACTTACCTTTTTAGCTTATGACTAATGCAAGCTTATGATTATAGTATTATGAGACTTTGCTTCAACAAGTCAATGAAGAAACTGAGAGGGAAATTGCAGATGCTGTTAATAAGGCTGTCATGCAAAAACGACAGAAGATGCAGGCCAAGCTTGAAAGATGtgtgaaggaaaagaaatttcttGAGGATGTGAGTACTGAGATCTTGATCTCAAGAGTATGCACAGTTCATGTTAGATGATTTCAAAAGTgattgttctttctttttttttcctttaacgTATTAATTAAGTACAAATTTCATTGTTTCTGTCTATAGCTCAACGAGAATCTTTTGAAAAATCAGGAGATATGGAAAGCAAAGCTATTGGAAGTTGAAGAGAGGTATGGCTAGTGTATAGCAAGTTTTGTAGGTTATAGCAAAAATCTTTTACATTCTATTGTCTTTGACATGTTTGGATGTGTATTAATTTGAAACGGTCCTTTGTAACTTTACAATGAACTTTTGGAAAGTTAAGAGTATTTACCAAAAATAATGCTATCAGACAAATTATTTCTGCCTATGTTAACACTTCAGTTATTTGCCATGACATGCCTTGCACTTTGTTTTTTGGGTGGATGTCTGTCCCTTTACGATGAAAGGTAATAATGTAAATTGCAATtagaatgcatgaaatggatgTTGGTAGTGGTTATGGCTGTCTGCGCTCTTttgccttttttctttctccagTGGAGCAAAAGACTGTAATTGGAGTTTTATAGTCTTCGAAGTTGTATATGACATTTTAgataaacatttttaatttagaaaTGCCTGAATTCTGATATTATAGGTTGTAAGCAATTTTATTGGACCTATCACTGTAACTGAGAAAAGGAAAGGTCTCAATTCACTAGATTGATGGTGGCAAAAAcagatcaaattaaaattggaAGAACTAGACCATTAAGCAGTAACTTTCAATGTAACAAGCTGGCATCTTTGAAAGTCTTATTTGCTCCTGGGctctttatattttgattgtttggtgATGGTGAATGGACCTAAGGTTTGACTGCAAATTTGTGCAACGTGATGGGATTTTATCCCCTGTGAGTTGGATTTTAGGTGcaaataaaatgttgtgaTCCTGGATGTTGCTGGGACATAACCCAAGTGTTACAAAAGCTTTCCCTTTTGGTGACATCCCTGACATATGAATCTATAGATGGAACCATGTACAATGTCTTCCTGATCAACCATAGATGCATAGTTTTAACCATATGCATTCTGATTCTATGCAAAAATGGTAACTTGATCCTTATTCCTTTGTTGAGAGTGATGATCAGTGATGCTACGCCTAATGAACTAGTACTGTGTGGCAAATGACAGGTTCATTTCTGTTTTACTTTATTTGATGTACTGCTAAGGTTGAACTTTTTTCCAGGGAAAAGAAGGCTTTGAGGATGAAGAATGATAAAATCCAGGCCTTGGATGAACAGGTCAGGCAttatttggattttttatGAGCTTCAGTGCACTGTTGTTGTAAGCAAGTTCGCATCTTAAACCTAGCAAATATTCAGTAGCTATTTTCCATGCACTTGCAGCTTAGAGATTTGATGGCACACCTTGAAGCAGGCAAGGCAGTGGAGCAATTGTCAATATCCGATGAAATCAATGATACCACTGTCTTGCCAAAAGCACTAGAGTCTTCCTCgaggaaggaagaaaaagattctAAAAATGAAACGAGCAGCTAGAAGGGTGGATGAACAATGAGAAAAGCCGCTTCCAGAAACTTGTGCTTCTTGTGTAAGAATTCCTTGTTCCTGCTCTACTTTACAGGCCGGGGGTTTATTGGTGAGGGCTTAGGCCATGTGTTTAGGCACTGTTTTGGGTCTTAGGTTACAGATGGATCAAGGGAAGTCGCTGTAAAAAGTTGGGGGTTTCAAGCTAAGGAAAGAGTTAGAGCAGTGATTTAGTTTAATTGGATGGTGAGATGGGTGGGACCCAATTTTTGTTACTTGGAATTTTGTTTGGGGGGAAGAAGTGGCGAGTGacgaaagagaaaagagaaggcAATGGAAAGAATAAGAAATGCATTGTAAGAGGTCATTGCATACGGTTATGTACGCAGATGCTGCTCAACGTCAATGGTTGTGGTTTGAAAAAGTTGGTTTAGAGTTTGGACAGTTGTGTTGGGGTGGAGCTCatacctttttattttctctaatCTCGACGGTCTGCACCTTACGTTTTCCCTATCCTTTTCCAactcaaaaagaaagaaagaaattgaatat
It includes:
- the LOC18595373 gene encoding BRCA1-associated protein; the protein is MSSSSSTVTGDDKFRQSETVIAGDLSAPNMSTEAISFSSGNPRIEETRGVMHLFSNDAVSTLPVERKPLVCVLGVPNHMTYADFCQFCASFIHHILEMRIVRNDGMEDRYSVLIRFDSQDSTDKFYQHFNNRQFNSLEEEVCRVLFTVDVQFTGYSGSLDHVQSPPASSTEQPSCPVCLERLDQDTSGILTTICNHSFHCSCISKWTDSSCPVCRYCQQQPETSTCFICQTSENLWICVLCGFVGCGRYKRGHAIIHWKETQHCYSLELETQRVWDYVGDNYVHRLIQSKTDGKLVELNSHCLHANDGCGSCDCADSGISEAILSCKAEIVNEYNELLRTQLENQKLYYETLLQQVNEETEREIADAVNKAVMQKRQKMQAKLERCVKEKKFLEDLNENLLKNQEIWKAKLLEVEEREKKALRMKNDKIQALDEQLRDLMAHLEAGKAVEQLSISDEINDTTVLPKALESSSRKEEKDSKNETSS
- the LOC18595372 gene encoding 3-isopropylmalate dehydrogenase, chloroplastic is translated as MAASIQLNVRSIKAPFNLTPVPKQCPKPSRISCAAAAATPTKRYSITLLPGDGIGPEIIFVTKNVLKLAGSLEGIEFSFQEMPMGGAALDLTGVPLPEETLSAAKKADAILLGAIGGYKWDKNEKHLKPETGLLQLREGLKVFANLRPATVLPQLVDSSTLKKDVAEGVDLMVVRELTGGIYFGKPRGFGINEKGEDIGFNTEVYATHEIDRIARVAFEIARKRRGQLCSVDKANVLEASMLWRKRVTAIASEYPDVELSHMYVDNAAMQLVRYPKQFDTIVTNNIFGDILSDEASMITGSIGMLPSASLGESGPGLFEPIHGSAPDIAGQDKANPLATILSAAMLLKYGLGEENAAKRIENAVLDTLNRGFRTGDIYSAGNKLVGCKEMGEEVLKSVDSPVLAAI